DNA from Phragmites australis chromosome 16, lpPhrAust1.1, whole genome shotgun sequence:
ttctgGTCTATACATCTGGAGATGCACGCGTCCGTTCACGGACGAGTCAGAAATGGTTAATGGCTTTCTATCTGAAATGGTTAAGGATTACATTCTGCAATGACCATGCTTAGGCATCTTTGTGGTCCCATCAATACGGAGGCTGGTTGTGGACTTGTGGTCGTAGAGGGCTTGCTGGGGTTGGTGGCAGGCACCTGCTCCCCTTTGCTACCACTTTGGACGCGCCTTGGCAGTCAAGCGATGCCATTGACAAGAGCCAAAAAACAACTCGAATCGAGCTGATAGATAGGATGCTGAACGTTCTAATTTGCATGGTAAAGCCGCAAGCCATTGGACGAAAATTCGATCGATGCTCCTGATCGCCTGCTGCTTGTTTCGCTGTCAGGCAGTCTGAAACACACGGTTTGATGCCTTCACCGACGGTGTCGTTGAGTATagaatttcaattttgttttacaattttttatgttTATTGTGAAAAAGATCgaaatttacaaaatttcacTTGAATTCAcgaatttttattaaaattcatgaaatgtTATTGAAAATTAGGTTAttttttgtcttttgttttgTAGGTTTTACATgttagtgaaaaaaaaattcaaaattagatatttcgttcctctttgaaaattcgagaaaatttTAATCCTTGGTTGAGTCCGGCTTCTCGCTCTTGCGTTGAGCGTGTGATAGTCGTGGGGGTAGGATGCATGTCCTTGTCAGTAGTAGCGGCATTCTGGAGATGACCGTGGCCGGCATGGTGACTCGTTGACTTGAACCGCAAAAGAATATGATGTTTCATCGATCTGGTGGCACTCACGTACGCTCTTGTCTTCTTTACTTCTGATTTTCGTTCTTTTAAAAAGCGGGGATAAAGAATCTGTTAACTTGCAGTACTTCCCACGTTTTAAATACTTGTCCAACATAGTAAGCCAAAAAAGCTAAGCGGATACTTGCATGGATCATTTGGGAGCACTACCACTATCAATAACGGTTCTCGAATGAATGTTGATTACTCGGTATTGATAGTCATTGATTATCAGTATTGATTTTAGTAGCACTAAAAatattatcagtgtcagtttttaATGAGAATCAGTACTGATAGTCGGTTCCAAAAATCGACGTTTCGAAGctaaaaaagttgaattttttttttcaaccaacGACATAGTAGgtaagtagattttttttttcaactaaCCAGCCATAGTAGGTTTTTTCGTGCATATGCATTTCGTTGGATTTGAAGTCACGACCTCCTTCCTCGCGTGTAAGTTTtttaccatctcacctatctCTCATTGCTAATAGCACTGTGATATATTTTCATTTTGACCCCTCCTATCGAAAGGTTGTTATGATTATTTCGgcatataaattattttaaataaaaaatttatcaactacaaagttataaatCTCATcgaaagctataattttcatataaagtctATCTCAATCCGAcattgtatgaaaaagttatgaattttaaaaaatcagttATCATCAACTATAAGTGGCGGTTCGTGACACgaaccagtactgatagtcTTTATTATCAGTGTCAATTGTGGTACAAATCGGTACTGAAAAGTtactatcaatgtcggtttatGGCTGAAATTGACACTAATTGCTGATAGCACTAcgagatattttccttttgaccCCTCCTATCAAAAGTTTGTCATGAATATTTTGGcatctaaattacttcaaatgaaaaatttgtcaactacaaagttatagatctcatcaaaacctataattttcatataaagtttatctccatccgatatcgtatgaaaaagttatgaattttaaaaaaatagttgttATCAATTATCAGTGATGGTTCGTGACACGAATAGGTACTAATAGTCtcttcattatcagtgccggttcttagcgtCTCAGCCATTGTTCGAGCGCGGGAGTTTAATAACTGATACTAATACCCTTTTAATAGCGATTTGTATATAACCGATACTGATAAAATGCTATCTATGGCAGGTTTTATAGTAGTGAAAATCACTTGATGCCATGGTGGATTACATGAATCCCCACACGATCTGAATCTAATGGACGCTTTGGATTTAAAAGGTATGGATGGAGTCAGTAATGTGTCTGCTATGtatttgtcggtgaatcaggaactaggggtccctgaatcctgATGTCAGGTCAGCAATCCGtcacgtggcaccctcccgcggggatcatctccgcgaggtacgaaaagactaagttccaggatggggtgctcggggccatgaacagtggtccccgagcgccagagttctccgatgatctgcgaagaccaagtgtcgggaagggagtgctcggggtcatgaacagtagcccccgagcacctaagtcccccgacgaccaaaaAAATCGAGCACCGgaaagggtgtgctcggggctgcgaacagtagcccccgagcacccgagtacctcgAGGACCCCAGGAAGatagtttcgggagagagtgctcggggctgtgaacagcggccaccgagcactcggttccccgaggacctgaacagtcagttccgggagagagtgctcggggccgtgaacagtggcccccgagtactcggttccccgaggaccaagaaagggcgtttccgggagagagtactcagggatatgaacagtgacccctgagcactcggttccccgacggcccaaaaagtccttcgtcggtggttcccacaggggtccagcggtgaggtgtcagccagtgaaaggtcagatgccgcatttaagagggcgcgtggcctgtcacttccaactgctcctgccacgctcggtgtcagtccctgccacatcctggcagaagggcgtggggacatttaatgcacgggttccatcccgtgtcatccggcgcaCCTAGGGATAGCCTCGCAAGGCCCAaagcgccccgcctgccgccctgctgtgtcagacgaacaagaccgggcgggcacgccgggttgctctgtcgctgcccggtaggccctctccacggcgcccgttgccaatgcGCATCATGACTACCGAGACggggcggggggcgcgttttcaacccctcgtcacttcgcgcagcagtcCATAatgactgcctttccatttatggcgctttggaactcgtgccctccctttcgagGCACGCtcccgccggcgagtatttaagagagccggtggGCACGGACAAAAGGGGGCTCAGATACACACTCTCAGAGATTGAGGAACTCTGGAACACGGACTCTCAAGAACACTCAGTataagcacagaagctgagaccactgAAGAATAAGGAGCTCGAAGCTCTatgatagacaaacattcttgtaaccagcaacatctctgagggATATTCTCAGGGcctttatagcatccacacagtagtagggtattacgctcagtgcggctcgACCCTGTCTAAAAATTCTTCCAGTGCATTTattgcattctgcattcgatcattccatcccacctgtcATCGTATTTacacctatttatttctcctgcaaacatattcagaatcatccccggccaaatctcaaaaaAAGGAGTCCCTCTGAATCCCTGCGATAgaagttcaccctctgacagtATCTGAACTGTCAAATTCTGCGACGTTGAAAATAGGGATATTGCAGTTCATATTTACGTTGTTCCAGCTTCACTGACTTGCACAGTTGCTCCAGCTATAACAAACTTCAACGACGGCTAACATGAACGTAGAATTCAAACCAGGCTTAAATTATTGGTACGCAGCAAACTTGCCTGAAAACTTACCGCAACTCTGCACAACCAATGAAAAATATAACCAAAAAAATGGCGTTGCTATCCTTTATGCGCCTGAAAACGCCGTTTCCCTCAGTAAACTAAGGGCCCGTTTGGATGGTCGGAACGTTTCCGATTCTGGGCGTTTCTACCAGGATCGCTACCAAACGGTGAAAACGTGGAACGATTCTGATAGGAACGGGCGAAACGATTCTCAGGAAATAGCCGTAGCGCGTGAAACACCCAGAGAGCCGTTTCTCAGTGATTGTCCCCACTAGCTTTTATACGTCCCCGTGGAGTTTATCAGTATTTGCACCCATTGCCACTGCCCGAGCACATAGCTTCCTTCCCAACCCGCCGCaacagctcagctcagctcccATTTTCGTTCCATCTCTCTGGTGCCTTGAACTCGTCCGCCGCTAGATCCGTGCCGGAGCTGCGCGTCAGCCCTCGCGGCGTCGTCCCGGAGCTGCGTGCCGGCCCTCGCGCAACCCCTCGAGCCGTCCTAGAGCTGCGCGCCTCCCTTTCGGCCTCCCGCCCGTCGCCGCTCGAGCTGTCCTGGAGCAGAGCGCCGCCCTCCGTCGCCGCTCGAGCTATCCTGGAGGTCGCGCCGCCCCTCGAGCCGTCCCGGAGCAGCCCGCCGCCCGTCGAGCCGTCCCCAGATCTGGGCGCCTTCCCTCCGGCACCGAGCGCATCGCACCGAGCGCGTCAAGCCCGTCGAGCCGTTCGCACCGAGCGCCGCCCGTCGGGCAGGAGGTAGGAGCTACGAGCCCGTCGAGCCGTTCGCACCGAGCGCCGCCCGTCGGGTAGGAGGCAGGAGCTACGAGCCCGTCGAGCCGTTCGCACCGAGCGCCGCCCGTCGGGTAGGAGGCAGGAGCTACGAGCCCGTCGAGCCGTTCGCACCGAGCGCCGCGGTGCTGCTCTACCTCCTCAGATCCGCACGTTGGGCAGGAGGCAGGAGCTACGAGCAGAGGGCAAGAGGCCTGAGCTAGGACGAGAGGTATAGCTTACAGGAGTTCTGAATACTACAGCACTTGATCTCATTTTGTGTTAACAAGCTAGCATCTTAGACACTTGATTTGATATATGACGATGCCAAAAAATGGATGCATACACATACTGTTGCTGACGTTTATAAAGCCATGATCCAATAAACATCTAACTGGTTCTTGCACTCCGCGAAGTTATCAGCCAATTCTATTTTACTAGATGATTGTGCTGTTGTTCTacttgtgcttgtgcttgtgccgGACAAAATAGGCTTGTGCTTGCGCTGGTAATTCAAGATAGGCTTGTGCTTATGCTGGATATAAAAACAAATGGCCCATTGTGCTGGATTGGATTAGGGGCAGTGGTGCTATAATCTGTTTTTTAATATGTTTGTCGATTTGCTAAGTATAATATGTTGATTTGTAGATGGTTGAGGCTGATTGGTCCGAAGAGAACACTAGAGTTGTTTGTAGATTGTTTGCTGAACAAGTTAGGTGTGGAAATCGTTCGAGCACCCATTTGAACAATGTAGGATACAAAAATGTGATTGTCCAGTTTCATGAGGAGACGGACATTTTGTACAATAGAGGCCAGTTTAAGAACAAATGGGCAAAATTGAAGGTGGAATATACTGCTTGGAAGGGTTTGTTGAAACAAACAGGTATAGGTTGGGATGAAAAGAAGGGGACAGTTCGCATGAGCGACGATTGGtggaagaagatgagaaaagtAAGTTTGCAAGTTGTAATTTATTTGTTCTTTCATGCCTCGAccaataataaatttataacatatacatacatgttttCAGGAAATTCCAGGATGTGGCAAGTTTAAAGACAAGGGACTTCAAAATGAAGATGAGTTGAAGATTATGTTTGAAGACCTTCGTAATACAGGTGATGACCACTTTTGTGCTTCATCAGGTGTAATTCCTCAAAGTCCTAATGGTGGCTCGAATGGTGGTGATGAGGAGGCTGAGTCAGATGATGACAGTGAGCCAGAAGAAATAACACCAAGTGGCAAGGGCAAAGGCAAGAGACCTAGTGGTGATGACAAAGACAAGGGAAAAAGAGCGAAGACAAGTGGAGGCAAGTGGATAGAAGACCAAATTAGTAAAATTGTGTCCTTAAATGAGAGGTCTACAGCTTCTGTTGAGTCAATGGCAAGAAGGGAGGACAACTCAGGGTGTTCCATCAAGGAAGTAATGGCCATTGTGAAGGAGTGTGGTGCTATTCCTGGTACAAAGCAACACTTCATTGCTTCTGAATTATTCACTAAGAGAGCTGAGAGGGAGATGTTTATGACTTTGGACACTCCAGAAGACCGGTTTGCCTGGCTCACTATGAAGCACTTTGTCAAATATGGTCCTGTGTAAGGTTTTGAGACATGTTTGTTACTTTATGTGGAGTCATGTTGGACAGATTATGTTGAGACATATTTGTGGGTTTATGTGGAGTCATGTTTGTTACTTTATGTGGAGTCATGTTGGTTGGTTTATTCATGAACTTGTACTATTAAGTCATGTTGGTTGGTTATTCATGAACTTGTCATATTCATGTTATGCTACAGATGTCCTCAAGTGAAAGTGAAAGGAGTGCAAgcgactccgatgatgatgatgtttttGATTTACAAGCCATACGTCAACATCAAGAGCTGCAGGCCAACTTGTTTTCTACTGTCACTATGTTGCACAAGTACTACATGAAGTATCATGATAAGAATGCACCAAGGACCTCACAACTCAGTGGATATGGATGGATTATGGAAACACTGAACACACCTGGAGAAAGTCACAGAATGTTCAGGATGAATGAAGGCCTTTTCATCAGATTGCATGATCTTTTGGTAAGTAATTATGGTCTACAGTCATCCATTCATATGAGCTCAATGGAATCACTTGCCATCTTTCTGTGCATTTGCGGGCAAAATAGATCCAATAGTTCGATTCAGAATACATTCAAGCATTCAGGGGAGACAATCAGTAGGAAGTTTGATGATGTGTTGCATTGCCTAGTTCGGATGGCTAAagattacataagacctcaggACCGTAACTTCTCCAATGTGCATAGTAGGATTAGTGGTGACCAAAGGATGTGGCCACATTTTAAGAATTGCATTGGAGCCATTGATGGAACACACATCTTAGCGACACCACCTCCTCGAGATTATGTAAGATACATTGGCAGATCAGGGACTTCAACCCAAAATGTTATGGCAGTGGTTGATTTTGACATGCGTTTCACCTATGCATCTATTGGACAACCAGGTTCTATGCATGACACAAGTGTGCTATATCATGCTATAGAACATGATACACAAGCCTTTCCACATCCTCCGC
Protein-coding regions in this window:
- the LOC133896088 gene encoding zinc finger CCCH domain-containing protein 43-like; protein product: MSDDWWKKMRKEIPGCGKFKDKGLQNEDELKIMFEDLRNTGDDHFCASSGVIPQSPNGGSNGGDEEAESDDDSEPEEITPSGKGKGKRPSGDDKDKGKRAKTSGGKWIEDQISKIVSLNERSTASVESMARREDNSGCSIKEVMAIVKECGAIPGTKQHFIASELFTKRAEREMFMTLDTPEDRFAWLTMKHFVKYGPV